Within Parachlamydiales bacterium, the genomic segment GTACATAAACTTGCGCCCCAAATGGCATGGAGGAGCTGGGATATTTACTCTTTAAATGTGAAAGCCCTCGTCAAACCCATGCTATTGACAATTGCGGGCGTTGCAGCTACACAGGTCAACTCGGCAACGGATGCTCTTTTTGCTCGCTATGCCGACTTGGAGGGGCCTGCTTACCTATGGTATGCCATCCGGCTGCAGCAGCTGCCGCTGGCCCTTTTCGGCATTGCCATCGGAAATGCGATTCTGCCCCCGCTGGCACGTGCTGCCCGTGAAGGAAATCAGGAACGTTTTCAAAGCTTTATCCGCTATGCATGGAAGGCCACTCTCGCGTTAATGATCCCTATTACTTTGGGAATTTTCCTTTTTGGCGGCTGGGCTATTCAATTGATTTTCGGACATGGAGACTTCAATAGTCAGGATGCAGCTATGACATTCTACTGTTTGGAAGGCTATGCGATTGGACTTATCCCCTCCGCTTTGGTGATCTGCCATCTTCAGGGGTTCTTTGCGCGGGGCGACTATAAAACACCGATGCGTGCTTCGCTAGGCTCCGTCGTATGCAATACCTTTTTGAATGCGCTATTTATCTTTGGATTGGGTTGGGGAAGCGTGAGCGTAGCGATTGCAACAGGAATAAGTGCGTGGGTAAACTTAGGATTGTTCTATGTTTTCAGGCCTAAATTGAGCCCATTATTTGGAGAAGCTACTTGAGATGAACATGAAGCGCGGCCAGAGGCCGCGCTACAAGACTATGAGCTGTGAGCGAGGAAGTCGCACACTTCATGGATATCGATTTCGATAGGAAGAGGGATCTGCTCGATTTCAGGAAAGGAAAGCATTTTCCCACTGAAAGAGGACTTGTCTAATTCGTAGAAATCTGGAACGTTGCGTGTGGGGTTTTCCAACGCTTCGCCGATAGCTTTCATTTGACGGGAGCCTTCTTTGATCGAAATAATTTGACCTGGGCGAACTAGGTAAGAACGGATGTCCACTTTTTTGCCGTCAACGAGGATATGTCCATGGGACACTAGCTGTTGTGCAGCGAAAATTGTGCTTCCGAACTTAAGCCTGTAGACAACGACGTCCAGGCGTGATTCTAGTTGGTGCATCAAGTGCATCGGGGTAGGGCCTTCGCGACGGAATGCCTCTGTATAATACTTCATGAGCTGTTTTTCTGTTAGCATGCCATAGACAGCTTTCAGTTTTTGTTTCTCTTCTAGTTGCAGACCGTAGTCTGACTTCTTACGGCGGCGTGCTCCGTGCATACCCGGGGGGTTTGGCTTATGGAGCAGGGGATTGCGGGCGCGTCCGAAAATGTTAATTCCGAAACGGCGGGCAACACGGTTTTTATTTCCTCTAAAACGGGCCATTGTAATCCTCAATTAAGGCAAATTTCCCCGTTTGGCTACTAACGGGTTTTTAAAATTTGACGAAGCGATAGATGGATTATTCCATACTAGCGCTTAAAATTCAACTTTCTTGCTCAAAATCTCTAGGCATCCTAAGCTAA encodes:
- the rpsD gene encoding 30S ribosomal protein S4, whose protein sequence is MARFRGNKNRVARRFGINIFGRARNPLLHKPNPPGMHGARRRKKSDYGLQLEEKQKLKAVYGMLTEKQLMKYYTEAFRREGPTPMHLMHQLESRLDVVVYRLKFGSTIFAAQQLVSHGHILVDGKKVDIRSYLVRPGQIISIKEGSRQMKAIGEALENPTRNVPDFYELDKSSFSGKMLSFPEIEQIPLPIEIDIHEVCDFLAHSS
- the murJ gene encoding murein biosynthesis integral membrane protein MurJ, producing MKQDTFKTIARSARHFLSGTVLSRVTGLIRDVATAYAFGADASVAAFLVAFRFSHLFRRILGEGALQGAFTPRYEKLKHEDPVQAALFYRDLQYGLGSLLFVFILFSIGILQFANGWSGLSAGNHEIILLTTYLMPGLFFICLYGLNASLLQCESKYLLSSAVPSLLNLGWTVGVLLLTGLPSAQAMPWLALCVVLATGLQWAATVPACRSIVHKLAPQMAWRSWDIYSLNVKALVKPMLLTIAGVAATQVNSATDALFARYADLEGPAYLWYAIRLQQLPLALFGIAIGNAILPPLARAAREGNQERFQSFIRYAWKATLALMIPITLGIFLFGGWAIQLIFGHGDFNSQDAAMTFYCLEGYAIGLIPSALVICHLQGFFARGDYKTPMRASLGSVVCNTFLNALFIFGLGWGSVSVAIATGISAWVNLGLFYVFRPKLSPLFGEAT